The genome window AGGTCGTCGACGGGGAACTCGAGATGGTCACGCAGATCCTCCGCGAGCAGATGGACGCCGCCGCGGATCTCCGCGTCCCACTCGACGTGTCCACCGGTGTCGGGCAGGACTGGGACACGGCCGGTCACTGACCGCCGGTCGGGGCGGCGCTAGCATGGCCCCTATGACTTTTCCGGGCCAGGGGCAGAACACCCAGGGGCAGAACACGCAGGACCTGAGAACCCGTGTCGAACTCGGTTACTGGGACGGGGAGGGGATCGGCCCGGAGATCACGCCACCGACCCGCCGGGCGGTAGACCTCGCCCTGGCCGCCCACGGTGTGACCGTCGACTGGACACCGCTGCTGCTCGGCGAGGAGGCCTTCGTCACGACCGGGCAGGTCGTTCCGACGGAGACCTCAGCCCTGGTCAACGGTCTTGACGGGTGGGTGCTGGGGCCACACGACAATGTCTCCTATCCGGCGGAGGCGCGTGGGCAGCGCAATCCCTCGGCGGCCCTGCGGCTGGCGGCGGACCTGTGGGCGAATATCCGGCCGGTACGTGCTCTACCGGGCTCACTCACCCCCGACCTGGATGTGGTCGTGGTGCGCGAGAACACCGAAGGGATGTACGCAGACCGGAACATGGCGGTGGGCTCGGGTGATCTGCGCGTCACCCCGGACCTGGCGCTGGCGGTCGGGGTGTTCACCCGGGAGAAGATCGCCCGGATCACGGAGTACGCCGCGGCGGTCGCGCTGGATCGCGGCGGGGTGTTGACCGTGGCGCACAAGTCCAATGTGCTCACCCAGACCTCGGGGATGTACCTGGAGGAGGCTGAACGGGTCGCGGCGTCCACCGGGGTGACTCTGGTGCCGGTGCACATCGACGCGCTGTGTGCCGACCTGGTGACCCGGCCGGGCCGGCACCGAACCATTGTCGCGGAGAACATGTTCGGCGATATCCTCTCGGATCTCACGGCAGCCCTCGGCGGATCACTGGGGACCGCGGGAAGCATCAACGCCGGGGATCGTCAGGTCATGGCGCAGGCCGCACACGGTTCGGCCCCGGATATCGCGGGATACGGGGTGGCGAATCCAGCCGGACTGATGCTTTCGGCCGCGCAACTGCTGCATCATCTGGGATTCGGTGCGGCGGGTGACGCCCTCGCTGCGGCGGTGCGTGGGGCACTGGTGCGTCGGCCGACCGGTGATGTGGCTGGCGTGACGCAGGGGGCTACCACCGCAGAGTTCTCTCAGGTGGTGTTTGCACTGCTAGATGACCCGGTGTAGGGTGTTGACCGTTACGCGCCTTTTCCTGGCGCGAAGCCACGTCGGGGAAGTCGTGACGCCCATGCGGATAGGGTCCGTGTGGCAGGTGCGGTGGACCCGGCGTTGTCCTGTCCACAACGATAACTATCCGTTTCGGAGCACCTTCACCTATGCCCACCAACAACGTTCCTCAGGTTGCCATCAACGACATCGGCACCGCTGAGGATTTCCTCGCCGCCATCGATTCGACCATCAAGTACTTCAACGACGGTGACATCGTCGAGGGTACCGTCGTCAAGGTCGATCACGACGAGGTCCTCCTGGACATCGGCTACAAGACGGAGGGTGTTATCCCCTCCCGTGAGCTGTCCATCAAGCACGACGTCGACCCGGGCGAGGTCGTCGAGATCGGCGATGAGGTCGACGCTCTGGTCCTCACCAAGGAGGACAAGGACGGTCGCCTGATCCTCTCCAAGAAGCGTGCCCAGTACGAGCGCGCCTGGGGCACCATCGAGGAGCTCAAGGAGAAGGACGAGCCGGTCACCGGTACCGTCATCGAGGTCGTCAAGGGCGGCCTCATCCTCGACATCGGGCTGCGCGGCTTCCTGCCTGCCTCCCTCGTCGAGATGCGTCGTGTCCGGGATCTCCAGCCGTACATTGGCCAGGAGATCGAGGCCAAGATCATCGAGCTGGACAAGCAGCGCAACAACGTTGTCCTGTCCCGTCGTGCCTGGCTCGAGCAGACCCAGTCCGAGGTCCGCTCCGAGTTCCTGCACCAGCTGCAGAAGGGCCAGGTCCGCAAGGGTGTCGTGTCCTCCATCGTCAACTTCGGCGCCTTCGTCGATCTCGGCGGTGTCGACGGCCTGGTGCACGTCTCCGAGCTGTCCTGGAAGCACATCGACCACCCGTCTGAGGTTGTTGCCGTGGGCGACGAGGTCACCGTCGAGGTGCTCGACGTCGACCTGGACCGCGAGCGCGTGTCCCTGTCGCTGAAGGCCACCCAGGAGGATCCGTGGCGCGTCTTCGCCCGGACCCACGCCATCGGTCAGATCGTCCCGGGCAAGGTCACCAAGCTCGTTCCGTTCGGTGCGTTCGTTCGCGTCGAAGAGGGCATCGAGGGCCTGGTCCACATCTCCGAGCTGGCCGAGCGCCACATCGACGTCCCGGACCAGATCGTCACCGTCGGCCAGGACCTCATGGTCAAGGTCATCGACATCGACCTGGAGCGTCGCCGGATCTCCCTGTCCCTCAAGCAGGCTGACGAGGACTTCGCCGAGGAGTTCGACCCGTCCAAGTACGGTATGGCTGACTCCTACGACGAGCAGGGCAACTACATCTTCCCGGAGGGCTTCGACGCGGAGACCAACGAGTGGATGGAGGGCTTCGACGCCCAGCGCGAGGCCTGGGAGGACCGTTACGCCGAGTCCGAGCGTCGTCACAAGATGCACGCCGCCCAGATCGAGCGTCACCGCGCCCAGGCTGCCGAGGCTGCCGAGGCCGGGGACTCCGGTTACTCCTCCTCCAGCTCTGACGCTGACGAGGCAGTGTCCGCCGACGAGGCTGAGACCGACGCTGGCTCGCTGGCGTCCGACGCCCAGCTCGCCGCTCTGCGTGAGAAGCTGGCCGGCAACTGATCACCTGCTCCGTTGAGCAGCTGACCGGCTCGCTGCGGCGGTAGGCCGCACCGGAACGCCCCGTGGATCATTCCACGGGGCGTTCGTCATGTCCGCAGGTCACCCGGTGAGCTTCGCCATCAATGCGGCCATCGCGGATGCTGCGGCCACCGGCATGATCCGGGACAGTAGGTCCATCACCCGGGCGTCCTTCCCGATGATGACGCGGGGCTTTCCGGTCTCGATCGCCCGCACGATCTTCGCTGCCGCGTCCTGCGGAGCGGTGAGGAACTTCGATGCCTTCGCCCGGGCCTCCGGATCATCGGCACCGGCGACCTCGACCCCGGAGTTCGTCGTGATGTCCGTGTCCACCCCACCGGGGAATACGACGGAGACCGAGACCTTCGTCTTCCGCAGTTCGGCACGCAGGCCCTCGGTGAACAGCTTCACCGCTGCCTTGGATGCCCCGTAGGCACTCTGGCCCGGCACTGGGACGAGCGCCCCCATGCTGGAGACATTGACCACGGCAGCTTCAGGCCGGGTGAGCATCCCAGGCAGGAAGGTGGTCACGGTGTTCACCGTCCCCCAGAAGTTCACGTTGATCACCCGCTCCATGGTCGACCGGTCGAGATCGTTGATGTCGACGAAGTCCTGGACGATACCGGCGACATTGACCAGGGCGTCCACCGGGCCGATGTCGGGGCTGTCACCGACGGCGAGGGCGGCGACGGCGTCCCGGTCGGCGATATTCACCTGGTGGGGGAACAGCCGACCGTCCGCAGTGGCCGGGTCGGTGGCTAGAGCGTCGGTGTTGAGGTCGAGGGCGTGGACGGTGGCACCGTGGTCGAGCAGTTGGCGGACGACCTCTCGCCCGATTCCTGCCCCGCCTCCGGTGACGATGACGGTCTTTCCGTGGAGGTTCATGCCTCCATCGTGGCAGGACCCGGATGCCGGAGTGACGAGCGGAACGGGTTGGGGGGTGGTGTGCGGGGGTGATTGCCGGTGTGGGAAAGGGCATAGGGTGGGCTGGAAAGTACCCCTTACCTGTTCCACCTCGCGAAAGGCCAGGAGAACCATGTCGTCCACGACAGATACGTCACGCAGCATCCTGAGGGAGGTGGGCGGCGCCGACAATGTCGCCGATCTCACCTACTGTGCGACCCGGCTCAGATTTCAGCTCCATGACCGGTCGAAGGTTGATCTCCATGCTCTGGAAAGTATCCCGTCGGTACTCGGCGTGGTGCCCCAGGGAGGCGCTGGCGTCCAGGTCGTCATGGGCGGCGGGGTAGCGGACTTCTACAACGTCATCGCCAAGGAACCCGGTATGGGGGATACCGATACCACCCCCGCGAAGAAGGAGTACGGGGGTGTCCGGGGGAAGTACGAGTGGATCAACTACTGCTTCGAGTTCCTCTCCGACACCTTCCGGCCCGTGCTGTGGGCGCTGCTGGGTGCCTCGCTGATCATCACGATGCTTGTGCTCGCCGACACCTTCGGCTGGCAGGACTTCCGCGCCCCCATGGAGGACCAGCCCGACGGGTACGTGCTGCTGCACGCCATGTGGCGCTCCGTGTTCTACTTCCTGCCGATCATGATCGGCGCCACGGCGTCCCGGAAACTCGGGGCGAATGAATGGGTCGGCGCGGCGATCCCCGCCGCGCTGCTCACCCCGGAGTTCCTGTCGCTGGGCGCGGCGGAGGACGTCGTCCACATTTTCGGTCTCCCCCTGGTGCTCAACGACTACTCCTCGCAGGTCTTCCCCCCGCTGATCGCGGCTGTCGGCCTGTACTGGGTGGAGAAGGGCCTGAAGAAGATCATCCCCTCGGCGGTGCACATGGTCTTCGTGCCCTTTTTCTCGCTGCTCATCATGATCCCCGCGACGGCGTTCATCTTCGGCCCCTTCGGCATCGGCATCGGCAACGGCATCTCCAACTTCCTGGAGTGGACCAACGACCTCTCTCCGTTCATCCTCGCCATCGTCATCCCGCTGCTGTACCCCTTCCTCGTGCCGCTGGGGCTGCACTGGCCGCTTAACGCGATCATGGTGCAGAACCTCGCCACCCTCGGCTACGACTTCATCCAGGGCCCGATGGGCGCCTGGAACTTCGCCTGCTTCGGTGTGGTCGCCGGGGTGTTCTTCGTCTCGCTGAAGGAGAAGAACAAGGCGATGCGGCAGGTCTCCTTCGGTGGTCTCATGGCAGGCCTGCTGGGCGGCATCTCCGAACCCTCGCTCTACGGTGTACTGCTGCGGTTCAAGAAGACCTACTTCCGTCTACTCCCCGGCTGTCTCGTCGGCGGTATCGTCATCGGCTTCTTCGATGTGAAGGCCAATGCGTTCGTCTTCACGTCATTGCTGACCATCCCGGCGATGGACCCGTGGGGCGGCTACGCCCTCGGCATCGCCGCGGCATTCGCCACGTCCTTCCTGCTCACCGTGGTGCTGGACTACCGGGGCAGGGACGAGAAGGCGGAGATCCTCGCCCAGCTGGAGGCGGAGCGGATTGCCGCCGGTGAGGAGGAGGACGCCCGGATCGCCGAGGCGGACGCCGTGGCCGCCGGTACTGCCGCGGGTACTGCCGGAGGCGCGGACGCGGCGCCGGTGAAGCCCGCACTGCGGCCCGGTGTGGTCACCGTGGTGACCGCACCACTGGAGGGTGAAGTCCTGGCTCTGTCCGAGACCCCGGACGCCGCCTTTGCCGGTGGTGCCCTGGGCAACGGTGTGTGCATCGATCCCATGGGGGATACGGTGTTCGCCCCGGCTGACGGGACGATCCTCACCGTCCAGAAGACCGGACATGCCGTGGGTCTGCGTCTGGACTCCGGCATCGAACTGCTCATCCACATCGGGATCGACACGGTGAAGATGGCGGGGGAGGGCTTCGAGGTTCTCGTGGAGAAGAAACAGAAGGTCACGGCGGGCACACCGCTGGTGCGCTTCGACCGGGCGGCGATCGAGGCGGCGGGATACTCGCCGCTGACGCCGGTGGTCGTGGTGAACACGCAGAAGTTCGGCACGGTCGACGGTATGCCCGCCCCGGTCGCAGCGCCCGGCGATGACATCATCACCGTCACCGCGAAGGCACCGACGGTGGATGCTGCGGCGGCGTCCTGACGGTCATGGCCCGGCGCTCCACTGCCGGTCTGTGCCGGAGGTTCTCTCGTCGACGCGGCGAGCCGGGCCTGCACCGCCGTGGGTGTGACGGCAGCCAGAACAGCCGTCGGCCAACGGCGGACCCCCGCATCCGGGCAGGGGATCAGCCTGGATACGGGGGCGCAGGGATTCGTGGTCCGGGGAGGGGTCCTACAGGGCCTCGATGCGGGCCACGGCGTGCAGGGTCTCCAGCTTGGAGGCCTTGCGCAGCTGGACGTCCCAGGCACCGTCCGCGTCCTGCGTGGTGAACTCCGCGACCTTCGCCGGCAGGGTCACCGGCTTGGCGAACTCGATGGAGAACCGGGAGCCGCCGGTGGGCAGCAGACCCTCGAGGGAGGCCAGCACTGCGGCGGCCGACCACATGCCGTGGGCGATGGTCGACGGGAAGCCGAAGGCCTTGGCACCCAGGCCGGAGACGTGGATCGGGTTCTTGTCGCCCGAGGCGTCCGCGTAGACCTTGATGCTCTCGGCGGTGGCGGTGAGCGTGGCGGACGGCGTCGGATCCGCGGGGATCTCCGGACGCTCGAAGAGGGAACCGGAGTCCTCCGCACGGGCCTTCACCTCAGCGTCCGCGGAGCCGGAGAGCTTCGCACCCTTGGCGAGGAAACCGGAGGTCTGGGTCCACACCGGGGACTCTCCCTCACCGTCGACGAAGACCTCGGTGACCATGTCGATGAGAAGGCCCTTGCGGTGCGGCCGCAGGTTCTCCGCGTGGGTGCGGATGGTGAACTCGTCATCGACGGTCAGCGGGCGGGTCTGCTCGATGACGTTGGTGAGGTGCACGGCGCCGACCGCGTTGAACGGGTAGTCGGGGGTGGTCATGACCTTCATCGCGAGCGGGAAGGACAGGACGTAAAGGTAGGTCGCCGGCAGCTCATTGCCGAGTCGCAGGCCGGTGGCGGCGGCGTAGGCACCGAGGTGCTTCACATTGACCTTCACACCCGTGACCGTGAACCCGGTGCCCGGGTCGGACTTCGCCGAACGCTTCGTACCGATACCGGGGACGAGGTCCTTGGCAGCGGACTTGTACTCGGTCATGAGCTCCGGGATCGCCGGCAGCTCCTTGTAGGTGACTGTCATGGTGATCTCCTAGGCGCCCATGAGGTGCTGGCCGCAGACGCGCAGGTACTGGCCGGTGACAGCGCCGGAGGCGTTACCGGCGAAGAAGCCGACACCCTCGGCGACGTCGAGCGGCAGGCCCCCCTGGGACAGGGAGTTCAGCCGGCGTCCGACCTCACGGGTACCGGTGGGGATCTCGGCGGTCATCGCGGTCTCGATGAAACCGGGGGCGATGGCGTTGACGGTGATGCCCTTCGCGGCGACCTGCGGGGCGAGGGCCTCGGCGATGCCGATCATGCCCGCCTTGGACATCGCGTAGTTGGTCTGACCGCGCTGGCCGGCCAGGCCGTCCATGGAGGACAGGGTGATGACGCGGCCGCCCTCGTTGAGGCCACCGTTCTCCAGCAGTGCCTCGGTGATACGGATCGGGGCGATGAAGTTGATCGCCTGGACCAGGTTCCACTTGCCCTCGTCCATGTTGGCGAGCAGCTTGTCGCGGGTGACACCGGCGTTGTGGACGATGATGTCCACACCCTGGCCCCACTTCTCCTCGGCGTGGGCCTTGATCTTGTCGGCGGCGTCGGGGGCGGTGACGTCCAGCGGCAGGGCAGAGCCCTTGACCTCGTTGGTGATCTCCGCGAGGGCCTCACCGGCGGCGGGGACGTCGACGATGATGACCTTGGCGCCGTCACGGGCCAGGACGCGGGCGATGTCGGCGCCGATGCCGCGGGCAGCGCCGGTGACCAGGGCGACCTTGCCGGCGGTCGGGGTGGCCCAGCTTTCCGGGGTCTCGACGTGGGTGGCATCGACGCGGATCACCTGGCCGTCGACGTAAGCGGACTTGCCGGACAGCACGAAGCGGACCGGGGCCTCAAGGCCGGACAGATCATCGGAGACAGCCGGGTCAACGTAGATCAGCTGGGCGGTGGCGCCGCGCAGCAGTTCCTTGGCCAGGGAGCGCACGAAACCCTCGATGGCGCGCTGGACGATGCGCTCGTCGGCGTCCTCGATGGCCTCCGGAGTGGTGCCGATGACGAGGAAGCGGGCGCAGGGGCGGACCTTGCGCATCTGGGGGTGGAAGAAGTCGTAGAGCTTCTTGATGTCCTCAGGGGTGGTGATCCCGGTGGCGTCGAAGATGATGGCGGACTTCTTGATGTCGGTGTCCGCGTCGACGAACTGGAAGTCGGCATCGAGGAACTCGCGGACACCCGCGGCCACACGGCCTTCGCCGCCGAGGACGACCGGACCGTCGAGGGCGGGCTCACCCTCCTTGTAGCGGCGCAGCTTCTCGCCCTGGGGGACGCCGAGCTTACCGGCGAGGTCCGAGTTGATGATCTGCTCCAGCAGGCCCTTCTTGGAAGACAATGTCCTGATCTCCTTGGTCGGTGTGGATCGTGGTCGGTCGGGGCACAAACCCCGTTTATTCGAAAGCGTACCTTGTGGCCGCACGAACAATGTATGTTCTCATTCGTACCCTAGCGTGTGACACGGTACGCTGTCCGGTAAATCCGTGACAGAGACAACAGTGCTCGCACCAACCCCGGATACGGCGTCCGGCTCCGCCCCCACGGGTAGGCTGGCTGCCAGACTCGACCCAAGATTCGCACAATGACGATGGAGTGATTCACGATCATGACCTCTTCCTCCCCGCGTAAGGTCGCCATCCTCGGCGGCAACCGCATCCCCTTCGCACGGTCCAACAAGGAGTACTCCAGCGCCTCCAACCAGGACATGCTGACCTCCACCATCAACGGCCTGGTTGCCCGCTTCGGACTGCAGGACGAGAAGCTCGGCATGGTCGTCGCCGGTGCCGTGCTCAAGCACGCCCGTGACTTCAACATGACCCGCGAGGTCGTCCTCGGTTCCGCGCTGAACAGCGAGACTCCGGCATTTGACCTGCAGCAGGCCTGCGGCACCGGCCTCGCCGCAGCCGTCCAGGTCGCCGACGCCATCTCCCTCGGCCGGATCGAGGCCGGCATCGCCGGTGGTACCGACACCACCTCGGACGCCCCGCTCGCCGTCAACGATGAGCTGCGTAAGACTCTCATCAAGGTCAACAACGCCAAGTCCACCCCCGAGATGCTCAAGCTCCTCGGTTCGGTGCGTCCCTCCCAGATCGCCCCGGAGCAGCCGCAGAACGGTGAGCCCCGCACCGGCCTGTCCATGGGTGACCATGCTGCGATCACCGCCCGTGAACTCGGCATCACCCGGGAGGACCAGGACCAGCTTGCCGTCGAGTCCCACCAGAAGCTCGCCGCCGCCTACGACGCCGGCTTCTTCGAGGACCTGGTGACCCCCTTCCTGGGTGTGCAGCGCGACACGAACCTGCGCGCGGACTCCAACGTGGAGAAGCTGGCCACCCTCAAGCCGGTCTTCGGCAAGAAGGACGCCGCCGCCCACGGCACCCAGGCGACCATGACCGCCGGTAACTCCACCCCGCTGACCGACGGTGCCTCCGCCGTGCTGCTGTCCAGCGAGGAGTGGGCTGCGGAGCACAACCTGCCGGTCCGCGCCTACCTGGTGGACTCCGAGACCGCCGCCGTGGACTTCCTCCACGGCCACGACGGCCTCACCCCGGACGGCCTGCTGATGGCCCCGACCTACGCCGTGCCGCGCCTGCTGGAGCGCAACGGTCTCACCCTCCAGGACTTCGACTTCTACGAGATCCACGAGGCCTTCGCCTCCCAGACCCTCGCCACCCTGAAGGCCTGGGAGTCCGAGGAGTACTGCCGTGAGCGTCTGGGTCTGGACGCCCCGCTCGGCGCCATCGACCGCGCCAAGCTCAACGTCAAGGGCTCCTCGCTGGCCGCCGGCCACCCCTTCGCCGCGACCGGTGGACGCCTGATCGCCACCACCGCGAAGATCCTCGAGGAGAACGGCGGCGGTCGTGCGCTGCTCTCCATCTGCGCCGCCGGTGGCCAGGGCATCACCGCCATCATCGAGCGCTAGCAGCCGTCTGCCGCTGACGTAATCGGGGCGGCGCGACCGGCACCGACTGGTACCGACCGGCACCGACCGGTATTGACCGGCACTGACATCCAGGGGTGGTCCTGATCAACAGGACCACCCCTGGATGTCGCTGCGTGAGGATACCGTCGACTCTGTGCTGTCAGGATTCCCCACGGGGTAGCCTGACTGCATGCACATCATCGGACTGACCGGAGGTATCGGCTCCGGGAAATCGACCGTCTCGAACCGCTTGAAAGAGCTCGGAGCCACGATCGTGGACGCCGACCTCATCGCCCGCGAGATCGTCGAGCCGGGCGAACCGGCACTGGCGGAGCTGGGGGAGGCGTTCGATGGGGTGATCCGCACCGACGGGACGCTCGACCGGGCGGAACTCGCCCGGCAGGCCTTCGCCTCCCCGGAGGCCACGGCGCAGCTCAACGCGATCACCCATCCGCGGATCCACGACCGGACCACGCAGCAGTTCGAGGACGCCCGCGCTGCTGACGTCCCCGTTCTCGTCTACGACATGCCGCTACTCATCGAAAACGGCCAGACCGGCATGGTCGATACCGTCCTCGTTGTCGACGCCCCCGATGACCTGCGGGTGCAGCGGCTGGTGAATCAGCGGGGTCTGGACGCCGACGACGCCCGACGGCGTATCGCCGCCCAGATCGACCGGGACACCCGCCTCGCCGTGGCGGACACGGTCCTCGACAACTCCGGCGACCTGGCGTCCCTCCTCGACCAGGTCGACGCGTTTTGGGCGGGACTTCCGGCACAGACCTAGACTGGCCGCATGGCCTTCGCAGCTGAACACCCCGTCCTCTCCGAATCCGAGTTCCGCCCGGTCGGTGAGGTTGAGCGCACCGACACGCCCTTCGAGGTCATCAGTGAGTACGAACCTGCCGGTGACCAACCTGCCGCGATCAGGGAGCTTGACGAGCGGTTGAACCGGGGGGAGCGGGATATCGTCCTCATGGGTGCTACCGGTACCGGTAAGTCCGCGACGGCAGCCTGGCTCATCGAGAAACAGCAACGCCCGACCCTGGTCATGGCACCGAACAAGACCTTGGCTGCGCAGCTGGCCAATGAGCTGCGCAGTCTGCTGCCGAACAATGCCGTGGAGTACTTCGTCAGCTACTACGACTACTACCAGCCTGAGGCGTACATCGCGCAGACGGACACCTACATTGAGAAGGACTCGTCGATCAACGACGACGTCGAGCGGCTGCGCCACTCCGCGACCTCGAACCTGCTGTCGCGGCGTGATGTCGTGGTCGTCTCGTCGGTCTCCTGCATCTACGGCCTGGGGACTCCACAGTCCTACCTGGATCGCTCCGTGGTGCTCAAGGTCGGGGAGGAGGTCGAGCGTGACCGGTTCCTCCGGCTGCTCGTCGATATCCAGTACGACCGCAATGACATCGCCTTCACCCGCGGAGCTTTCCGCGTCAAGGGGGACACGGTCGACATCATCCCCGCCTATGAGGAGCTCGCCGTGCGCGTCGAATTCTTCGGTGATGAGATCGACAGCCTCTTCTACATCCATCCGTTGACCGGGGATGTAATCCGGGAGGTCGACGAGATCCGGATCTTCCCCGCCACCCATTACGTCGCCGGTCCGGAACGGATGGTCAAGGCGATGGAGGATATCCGTGCGGAGCTGGAACACCGGGTCGCGGACCTGGAGAACCGGGGCAAACTGCTGGAGGCCCAGCGGCTGCGGATGCGTACCGAGTACGACCTGGAGATGATCCAGCAGGTCGGGTACTGCTCCGGTATCGAGAACTACTCCCGGCACATCGATCAGCGGGAAGCGGGGTCCGCGCCCGCCACGCTCATCGACTATTTCCCGGACGACTACCTCACCATCATCGACGAGTCCCACGTGACCGTCCCGCAGATCGGCGGCATGTTCGAGGGTGACATGTCCCGCAAGCGCAATCTCGTGGACTTCGGGTTCCGGCTGCCCAGTGCCCTGGACAACCGTCCGTTGACCTGGGAGGAGTTCGATGACCGCAAGGGGCAGTGCGTCTACATGTCAGCGACCCCGGGCGATTACGAGATCGCCGCTGCCGGGGGTGAGTTT of Corynebacterium terpenotabidum Y-11 contains these proteins:
- the uvrB gene encoding excinuclease ABC subunit UvrB, translating into MAFAAEHPVLSESEFRPVGEVERTDTPFEVISEYEPAGDQPAAIRELDERLNRGERDIVLMGATGTGKSATAAWLIEKQQRPTLVMAPNKTLAAQLANELRSLLPNNAVEYFVSYYDYYQPEAYIAQTDTYIEKDSSINDDVERLRHSATSNLLSRRDVVVVSSVSCIYGLGTPQSYLDRSVVLKVGEEVERDRFLRLLVDIQYDRNDIAFTRGAFRVKGDTVDIIPAYEELAVRVEFFGDEIDSLFYIHPLTGDVIREVDEIRIFPATHYVAGPERMVKAMEDIRAELEHRVADLENRGKLLEAQRLRMRTEYDLEMIQQVGYCSGIENYSRHIDQREAGSAPATLIDYFPDDYLTIIDESHVTVPQIGGMFEGDMSRKRNLVDFGFRLPSALDNRPLTWEEFDDRKGQCVYMSATPGDYEIAAAGGEFVEQVIRPTGLVDPQVEVRPTEGQIDDLIEQIRQRVEKEERVLVTTLTKRMAEELTDYLLEHGVKVRYMHSDIDTLRRVELLRQLRLGEYDVLVGINLLREGLDLPEVSLVAILDADKEGFLRSERSLIQTIGRAARNVSGEVIMYADKITDSMAHAISETERRRARQIAYNTEHGIDPQPLRKKIADILDQVYENRGEEGPDNGATRMTGVSADMDVAAPGRGTDTEGMARPELEKLIADLTGQMQDAARELKFELAGRLRDEIADLKKELRGMIEAGL